One stretch of Arthrobacter polaris DNA includes these proteins:
- a CDS encoding glutamine synthetase family protein produces the protein MNRQQEFVLRTIEERDVRFVRLWFTDVVGSLKSVALAPAEVEGAFEEGLGFDGSSIEGLARXFESDMLAQPDPSTFQILPWRGNGKTEQTSRMFCDVLTPDGEPSAADPRNVLKRTLAKAADMGFTCYTXPEIEFYLLKSDKPGPDGIPVPVDQAGYFDHVPGGVAQDFRRTAVTMLEDVGISVEFSHHEAGPGQNEIDLRYADALATADNIMTFRTVIREVAIQQGTYATFMPKPFSDHPGSGMHTXFSLFEGDSNAFHEPGAEYQLSKTARQFMAGILKHAPEFTAVTNQFVNSYKRLWGGGEAPSYVSWGHNNRSALMRVPLYKPGKGQASRLEYRGIDSAANPYLAYAVLLGAGLKGIEEGYELAPAAVEDISALTSAERRLLGHDPLPSSLHDAVRQMEESELMPEILGEQVFENFLRNKRAEWQDYRLQVTPYEINRYLGVL, from the coding sequence GTGAACCGTCAGCAGGAATTTGTGTTGCGCACCATCGAAGAGCGTGACGTACGGTTTGTGCGGTTGTGGTTTACCGACGTGGTTGGCAGCTTGAAGTCAGTGGCTTTGGCGCCTGCCGAGGTGGAGGGCGCGTTCGAGGAGGGACTGGGATTTGATGGTTCCTCAATTGAGGGTTTGGCCAGAATNTTTGAGTCGGACATGCTGGCGCAACCTGACCCTTCCACGTTTCAAATTTTGCCGTGGCGCGGCAACGGCAAGACGGAGCAGACCTCGCGTATGTTCTGCGATGTTTTGACGCCCGACGGCGAACCCTCCGCAGCTGATCCGCGCAACGTCCTCAAGCGGACCTTGGCCAAGGCTGCTGACATGGGGTTCACGTGCTACACCCANCCCGAGATTGAGTTTTATCTGCTGAAGTCTGACAAACCAGGCCCTGACGGTATCCCCGTCCCAGTGGACCAGGCCGGTTACTTTGACCATGTTCCTGGNGGTGTGGCCCAAGATTTCCGGCGCACCGCTGTGACAATGCTAGAAGATGTGGGCATTTCGGTTGAATTCAGCCACCACGAGGCAGGGCCGGGGCAAAACGAGATAGACCTGCGTTATGCTGACGCGCTGGCCACGGCAGATAACATCATGACGTTCCGGACAGTGATTCGTGAAGTCGCCATTCAACAGGGCACCTACGCCACGTTCATGCCTAAACCATTCTCGGATCACCCCGGATCAGGGATGCACACGCANTTTTCTTTGTTCGAAGGGGACAGCAACGCGTTCCATGAGCCNGGTGCGGAATACCAGTTATCNAAAACGGCGAGGCAATTCATGGCCGGCATCCTCAAACACGCCCCAGAATTTACTGCTGTCACGAACCAGTTTGTGAATTCGTACAAGCGTCTGTGGGGTGGNGGAGAGGCTCCAAGCTACGTCTCATGGGGCCATAACAACCGCTCCGCATTGATGCGCGTTCCGTTGTATAAGCCGGGTAAGGGTCAGGCCTCTCGGCTTGAATACCGNGGGATTGATTCGGCGGCGAATCCATACTTAGCTTATGCGGTGCTGCTGGGTGCCGGTTTGAAAGGCATCGAGGAAGGCTACGAGCTGGCACCTGCAGCTGTTGAGGATATCAGTGCTTTGACCAGTGCCGAACGCCGTTTGCTGGGGCATGATCCGCTGCCTTCGAGTCTGCACGATGCTGTGCGTCAGATGGAAGAGTCTGAACTGATGCCCGAGATCTTGGGCGAACAAGTNTTTGAAAACTTCCTGCGTAACAAGCGGGCAGAATGGCAGGACTACCGGCTCCAGGTCACCCCGTATGAGATCAACCGCTATCTGGGAGTGCTCTAG
- a CDS encoding bifunctional [glutamine synthetase] adenylyltransferase/[glutamine synthetase]-adenylyl-L-tyrosine phosphorylase, translated as MSSLTRTLISRGFSDLEKCERFLGFAELANLDQTELLDALAVADNPDLALQSLVRLLSAVPQSYGLLKVTDPGTGQLISNEPLFRLLGASEALADFLMRHPEHLDVLEPAAQSLAAPVSADGTVLRESVLRASLLQAVGADPAADKPTAALRGTPARLALRTMYRRHLCELALRDLAAPSPQAVMPMIGAELADLAAAAIEAALAVARTEVGATAGIEKVAALDFAVIAMGKCGARELNYISDVDVMYVVAVSGTDVVSGTDVVSGTAAEIDEVQAVRLGNALAGALSRTIYSPEREPGLWEVDANLRPEGKDGPLVRTMDSYLAYYHRWAQSWEFQALLKARAISGDLALGVAFEQAIAPLIWASSEREGFVESVQAMRRRVAANIRDADADRQIKLGRGGLRDIEFTVQLLQLVHGKSDSTIRFRATTTAIDALTKAGYIGRTDAALLLNHYTYLRVLEHRIQLVQMRRTHLMPTAPEQLRALARAAAGPLSMKRPSADSLLSDWAKVKRSVSSLHARIFYRPILATAAHLSAEDAALTSDTARARLAALGYRDAPGAVRHIEALTAGVSRRAALQRQLLPVLLGWLADGVDPDVGLLAFRRVSDALGTSHWYLGMLRDHQAAAERLCHLLSSSRLVSDLLEVSPEATAWLGNSKELLPQSFESQWTEIRSTISRHEETSDSIRLIRLIRQREILRIAIADSCGLLGQDEVAEALSDADRAAVXGALLVAETEVYAGKEPLTRVLVVAMGRQGGREIGYGSDADVLFVHRPAEGLSEELXGAATQQATSIVQKLTALLTAPVRPAIQAERVLSIDADLRPEGRQGPLVRSLEAYKEYYSRWSSAWEAQALLRARPMAGSDDLARDFIAMADLIRYPQILPEADLREIKRIKARMESERLPRGADPARHVKLGRGGLSDVEWLVQLWQLQHAHAHPELRTTQTLPALHAATALGLVEETDAALLEAAWRLAGKIRNANVMWTGKTSDLLPSARRDLEAVARLCGYEPDNATTFEEDYLGLTRRARAVFERLFYG; from the coding sequence ATGAGTTCCCTGACTCGCACCCTCATCTCCCGCGGCTTTTCCGATCTAGAAAAATGTGAGAGGTTCCTAGGCTTTGCTGAACTGGCCAACCTTGACCAGACGGAGCTGTTGGACGCCCTCGCCGTGGCCGACAACCCCGACCTAGCACTGCAGTCACTTGTCAGGTTGCTCTCCGCCGTACCGCAAAGTTACGGCTTGCTTAAAGTCACTGATCCTGGCACTGGCCAACTTATCTCTAATGAGCCGTTGTTCAGGCTTCTGGGTGCATCGGAGGCGTTGGCTGATTTCCTCATGAGACACCCGGAACACCTCGATGTACTCGAGCCTGCAGCACAGTCCTTGGCAGCGCCGGTAAGCGCGGATGGCACGGTCCTGCGCGAGTCGGTGTTGAGGGCGTCTTTGCTGCAGGCCGTGGGAGCGGACCCGGCGGCGGATAAACCAACAGCGGCACTACGTGGAACGCCAGCACGTTTGGCCTTGCGGACCATGTACCGCAGGCACCTGTGCGAGCTGGCGCTACGAGACTTAGCGGCGCCATCGCCGCAGGCAGTGATGCCCATGATCGGCGCAGAACTGGCAGATCTGGCAGCCGCCGCCATCGAAGCGGCCTTGGCAGTGGCACGCACTGAAGTGGGAGCTACTGCGGGGATTGAGAAGGTGGCGGCGTTGGACTTTGCTGTCATCGCCATGGGTAAGTGCGGGGCCAGAGAACTAAACTACATTTCCGACGTCGACGTCATGTATGTTGTGGCTGTTTCCGGGACTGACGTGGTTTCTGGGACTGACGTGGTTTCTGGGACAGCGGCCGAAATAGATGAAGTGCAGGCTGTCAGGCTCGGTAATGCCTTGGCAGGGGCGTTATCACGGACCATTTACTCGCCGGAACGCGAGCCAGGGCTGTGGGAAGTGGATGCCAACCTGCGCCCTGAAGGCAAGGACGGGCCCTTGGTGCGAACCATGGATTCCTACCTTGCGTATTATCACCGTTGGGCGCAGAGTTGGGAATTTCAAGCCTTGTTGAAAGCCCGCGCCATATCAGGGGACCTTGCGCTGGGTGTGGCATTCGAGCAGGCGATTGCACCACTGATCTGGGCCTCTTCGGAGCGGGAGGGCTTTGTTGAATCAGTGCAGGCCATGCGCCGGAGGGTGGCAGCGAACATTCGTGATGCCGATGCCGACCGGCAGATCAAGCTGGGCAGGGGCGGATTGCGGGATATTGAATTCACCGTCCAACTGCTCCAACTTGTCCACGGCAAGAGCGATTCCACCATCCGGTTTCGTGCAACCACTACGGCCATCGATGCTTTGACCAAGGCCGGTTATATTGGCCGAACCGATGCTGCCTTACTCTTGAACCACTACACGTATCTGCGCGTTTTGGAGCACCGCATTCAACTTGTGCAAATGCGCCGGACGCACCTGATGCCCACGGCGCCGGAACAATTGCGGGCCTTGGCGCGGGCTGCGGCTGGCCCGCTGAGCATGAAACGGCCCAGTGCTGATTCTTTGCTGTCGGATTGGGCCAAGGTCAAACGCTCGGTGAGTTCCCTGCATGCAAGGATTTTCTACCGCCCCATCCTGGCCACCGCAGCACATCTGAGCGCCGAAGACGCGGCGTTGACCAGCGATACTGCTCGGGCCAGACTCGCCGCCCTGGGTTATCGGGATGCGCCCGGAGCTGTCAGACACATTGAGGCGCTCACGGCTGGAGTGAGCCGGCGAGCGGCTCTGCAACGCCAATTGCTACCGGTGCTGCTGGGCTGGTTGGCTGACGGTGTTGATCCCGACGTCGGGTTACTTGCCTTTCGCCGGGTGAGTGATGCGCTGGGCACGTCACACTGGTACTTGGGCATGCTGCGGGATCATCAAGCCGCGGCAGAACGCCTGTGCCACCTACTTTCAAGCTCACGGCTTGTCAGTGACCTCCTGGAAGTCTCACCTGAAGCCACGGCGTGGTTGGGGAATTCNAAAGAATTACTGCCTCAGAGCTTTGAGTCGCAATGGACAGAAATTCGTTCAACCATTTCTCGTCATGAGGAAACTAGTGACTCGATCCGGCTCATCCGGTTGATCCGCCAACGGGAGATTCTGCGGATTGCCATTGCCGACAGCTGTGGACTGTTGGGTCAGGATGAAGTTGCTGAGGCCTTGAGCGACGCGGATAGGGCGGCTGTTTTNGGGGCCCTGTTGGTTGCTGAAACTGAGGTATACGCCGGGAAAGAGCCGTTGACCCGTGTCTTGGTGGTAGCCATGGGACGGCAGGGCGGCCGCGAGATCGGTTACGGTTCAGACGCTGATGTCTTGTTCGTGCACAGGCCCGCCGAAGGCCTCTCCGAGGAGCTCATNGGGGCAGCTACACAACAAGCTACGTCAATCGTGCAGAAACTAACAGCCCTACTCACAGCCCCAGTGCGTCCGGCTATCCAAGCCGAGCGAGTACTTAGTATTGATGCCGATCTGCGGCCCGAAGGTCGNCAAGGGCCCTTGGTGCGTTCCTTGGAAGCGTACAAGGAGTATTACTCCCGCTGGTCATCGGCCTGGGAGGCGCAAGCTTTGCTGCGTGCTAGACCCATGGCAGGTTCAGATGATTTGGCGCGAGACTTTATTGCCATGGCAGATCTGATCCGCTACCCGCAGATACTCCCGGAGGCCGATCTGCGTGAAATCAAGCGCATCAAGGCCCGGATGGAATCGGAACGGCTGCCACGCGGTGCCGATCCTGCCCGGCATGTAAAACTTGGCCGCGGCGGACTTAGCGACGTTGAATGGCTGGTCCAGTTGTGGCAGCTCCAGCACGCCCATGCCCATCCGGAATTACGTACCACCCAAACCTTGCCTGCACTGCATGCTGCTACGGCACTGGGGTTGGTGGAGGAAACCGATGCGGCGCTGTTGGAAGCGGCATGGCGCTTAGCTGGCAAGATCCGCAATGCCAATGTCATGTGGACAGGAAAGACTTCCGATCTCTTGCCATCGGCGAGGCGTGATTTGGAAGCTGTTGCTAGATTATGTGGCTACGAACCGGATAACGCAACTACTTTCGAAGAGGACTACCTGGGGCTCACCCGGCGGGCGAGGGCGGTNTTTGAACGCCTATTTTACGGCTAG
- a CDS encoding arylsulfatase, which yields MNKPNVILICVDEWRGDCLGAEGHPYVQTPHLDELASKXARFRHAYSATXTCVPARVALFTGQSQERHGRVGYQEGVKFDDLHPVTLQGEFGKAGYQTQAIGKLHVYPERSRVGFDEVILHDGFLHFARKEHRRDFKFFDDYVPWLRRQPGVTXDEEYFDHGAGCNSTVARXWDKAERLHPTSWTGSQAVEWLYRRDPTVPFFLYLSFHRPHPXYDPPAWAMNMYLDLPAFKRRLGDWEHHYESVRTNGNHQLAFGTLSEAVTHRARAGYYGLMTQIDMQLMRVXEALNEFDLADETIIAFTSDHGEMLGEHDFYRKSVGYEGSARVPFIVVPAXNDPDANRGAVVDEVVELRDIMPTLLDLAGVAVPESCDGKSLARFVRHRPAGGTASQDLAPWREWLHGEHVYFGQSLQWVTDGHIKYLWASEWGTEELFDLDADPHEMHNLAPLPEHAQLLALWKGRLITDLTGREEGFVHDGALVTGATVVTMLSHARAHMA from the coding sequence ATGAACAAGCCCAATGTGATCCTCATTTGCGTCGACGAGTGGCGCGGAGATTGTCTCGGTGCCGAAGGCCACCCGTATGTCCAAACACCCCACCTTGATGAGCTGGCATCCAAGNGGGCAAGATTCCGGCACGCCTATTCCGCCACCNCCACCTGCGTTCCGGCACGGGTGGCCTTGTTTACCGGCCAGTCCCAGGAACGCCATGGCCGGGTGGGCTACCAAGAGGGTGTGAAGTTCGATGACCTCCATCCTGTGACTCTGCAGGGAGAGTTCGGCAAAGCTGGCTACCAAACTCAAGCAATTGGTAAGTTGCACGTGTACCCGGAGCGCAGCAGGGTGGGATTTGACGAGGTCATCTTGCATGACGGATTCTTGCATTTCGCCCGAAAAGAACACCGCCGGGACTTTAAATTCTTCGATGACTACGTTCCGTGGTTGCGCCGCCAGCCCGGGGTCACCNCCGACGAAGAGTATTTTGACCACGGCGCTGGCTGCAATTCCACGGTGGCCCGCNCCTGGGATAAGGCAGAACGCTTGCACCCCACCTCATGGACAGGCTCCCAGGCCGTGGAGTGGCTGTACCGCCGTGATCCCACCGTCCCCTTCTTTCTCTACTTGTCCTTTCACCGCCCGCATCCCNCGTATGATCCGCCTGCGTGGGCCATGAATATGTACCTTGACCTACCAGCGTTTAAGCGCCGGCTCGGGGACTGGGAACACCACTACGAGTCAGTGCGAACGAATGGCAACCACCAGCTGGCGTTCGGGACACTCTCGGAAGCCGTTACTCACAGAGCCAGGGCTGGCTACTACGGCCTGATGACCCAAATCGATATGCAACTCATGCGCGTTNTTGAAGCCCTGAACGAGTTTGATCTCGCGGACGAGACCATCATCGCGTTCACCTCGGACCACGGCGAAATGCTGGGCGAGCATGATTTCTACCGCAAATCTGTGGGCTACGAAGGCTCCGCCCGTGTGCCGTTCATTGTTGTCCCCGCCNCCAACGATCCTGACGCCAACCGCGGCGCCGTGGTGGATGAAGTAGTGGAGCTGCGCGATATTATGCCGACCCTGCTGGACCTTGCTGGGGTAGCCGTTCCGGAGTCATGTGACGGGAAGTCGCTGGCCAGGTTTGTCCGTCACCGCCCCGCTGGCGGTACTGCTTCCCAAGACCTAGCGCCGTGGCGTGAATGGCTGCACGGGGAACACGTGTATTTCGGCCAGTCATTGCAATGGGTCACAGATGGGCACATCAAGTATCTGTGGGCCTCGGAATGGGGTACGGAGGAACTCTTTGACCTTGACGCGGATCCCCACGAGATGCACAATCTGGCACCTCTGCCCGAACATGCGCAGTTGCTGGCGTTGTGGAAGGGCCGTCTGATCACCGACCTCACCGGACGTGAGGAAGGATTTGTGCACGACGGCGCATTGGTCACCGGAGCCACGGTGGTCACCATGCTCTCCCACGCCCGTGCTCACATGGCGTGA